Within Lytechinus pictus isolate F3 Inbred chromosome 7, Lp3.0, whole genome shotgun sequence, the genomic segment atatctctgattccaactgatctgatttttatttattttgggtttgATTTCAGGAAAAATatcaggcaaatagataaaacgttAAAAGGACACCTTCATAGGTAGAAATTTTGAAAGTCGCTAACGCAAACAATGAACACTAACACAGACAAGTATTAAACTGTTATTTTAAAACGATTCAACAAACAAGAAGCGTAGAATTATCAAACAATTGGTGCACAAACGTACGGCCGTCGTATGACTTTGTCCTCTCCCTTTGtctgggggtaattgtcctcgttGGGTAATTGTtaccgggggtaattgtcctcgggggtaactgtcgggggtaattgtccggagGTAGTtgttctcgggggggggggggtaattgtccgggggtgattgtccagggggtagttgtcctgatacGCATTCGGTTGCATGCCACGTCTGTtacggcacattttggtaaattaccGAAAtgtggaatttaccaaaatgtgccgtaattattttatgacaaattttggtaactgcacattttgataaaatgattttttaccaaaatgtgccgaTAGTGTATCTATGCCagacaggatttttttttaaacaaaatgtgCAGTTATAATATGATGAGCCtgctcattttggtaacaacttaaagggatgctccgagctgaaaatatttatatctaaataaacaaagtaaaattaACAAAGCAGAATGTTAACGATTTTGTTGAACTTTGGTTCAcaacacaaaaaacagaaaataacgaaGAGTTACCTCGAAATTTTCGGCTGCTAACTGCAACCTTCGTCAGCGATGTGACCCGATTTGACCTTAGTGACGTAATGGTCGATGATCGGGTCGTAGACATTCGGAAGCTTGTTAGTGCTCTacaagaaatagagagagacgGTGGTATCAACAGAGACGAATATCGCAGGTTATACCCAACTACAGATACCCCTCCTAAGTTTTATGGTCTCCCTAAAATCCATAAACCGAACATTCCACTTCGACCGATTGTAAGTAGTATTGGATCAATTACTTATAACTGTGCCAAGCATCTTGCCTACATTATGTCACCTTTAGTTGGTCAGACTTGTCACCATGTAACTGATTCTCAATCTTTTGCTGAATGTATTAAGAATACGCGTGTTGAGGAAGACGAGGAACTGAGATCATATGACGTGACAGCTTTTTTCACTTCAGTTCCTATTGACAAGGCCCTGAAGATTATCCAATCCAAACTTCAGAGCGTGAACACTTGGAAAGATAGGACTCGCTTATCAGTGGACCACATTGTGAAACTGTTGGATGTTTGCCTGCGATGTACTTATTTTGTTCACAATGGCATATATTATCAGCAGATCCATGGAGCAGCGATGGGATCGCCAATTTCCCCCATTGTTTGTAATCTGTACATGgaacattttgaacaattaGCTCTTGAGTCAGCACCTCATCCTCCAATATGGTGGTTTCGATATGTTGATGATACACACACTAAACTCAAGAAAGAATTCTCGCAGGAATTTACTGATCATCTGAACTTGATTGATCCGGACATTCAATTCACCACTGAAGGTGAGGAAGGACTGTCGCTGGCATTTCTTGACACTTTGACGGTTATTCAACCAGACGGCAACTTGGATATCAAAGTTTACCGTAAACCTACGCACACCGACCAATACCTGAACTTTTCCTCTAATCACCCACTTGAACATAAGCTTGGTGTGACCAAGACTCTTTTCCATCGAGCGGAAGCGGTTATCACAGATCCAGTCACCGTTTCTGAGGAAAAAGCGCACGTTAAACGGGCTCTCTCCAAGTGCGGCTATCCTAGTTTGGTCTTCAACAAGATCGATAACTCAGCTAAAGGAAAGTCTCCGCCTAGAAAGGACAACCCCAAGCCACCCAAAGGACAGATTGTACTTCCGTACGTTAAAGGATTATCGGAAGCCCTTCGTAGGAATTTCAGACAATTTGGCATTAGGGTGTGCTACAAACCAACAAGGACCCTTAGACAGTATTTGGTTGCGCCGAAAGATAAGACAGAGAAGAAGGATATCACCGGTCCTATTTATTTGATTCCTTGTCAAGGACAGACGACTAAGGAATCTTATATAGGAGAAACAGAACGTTCCCTTAGGACAAGATTCCTTGAACACCGACGCCCTAGCTCCACTTCCTCCGAGGTATCTCAGCACATCCACATCGAATCCCCTGGCCATTGTGTTGACATCAACAAGGTACAAGTGCTGGACAGGGAGCCGCGGTACTTCGAGAGAGGTGTGAAAGAGGCCATCTACATCCGGGCGTTCAGACCTTCTCTCAACAGAGACGGGGGGCGATACAAGCTTCCGAATGTCTACGACCCGATCATCGACCATTACGTCACTAAGGTCAAATCGGGTCACATCGCTGACGAAGGTTGCAGTTAGCAGCCGAAAATTTCGAGGTAACTCttcgttattttctgttttttgtgttgTGAACCAAAGTTCAACAAAATCG encodes:
- the LOC135154613 gene encoding uncharacterized protein LOC135154613: MVDDRVVDIRKLVSALQEIERDGGINRDEYRRLYPTTDTPPKFYGLPKIHKPNIPLRPIVSSIGSITYNCAKHLAYIMSPLVGQTCHHVTDSQSFAECIKNTRVEEDEELRSYDVTAFFTSVPIDKALKIIQSKLQSVNTWKDRTRLSVDHIVKLLDVCLRCTYFVHNGIYYQQIHGAAMGSPISPIVCNLYMEHFEQLALESAPHPPIWWFRYVDDTHTKLKKEFSQEFTDHLNLIDPDIQFTTEGEEGLSLAFLDTLTVIQPDGNLDIKVYRKPTHTDQYLNFSSNHPLEHKLGVTKTLFHRAEAVITDPVTVSEEKAHVKRALSKCGYPSLVFNKIDNSAKGKSPPRKDNPKPPKGQIVLPYVKGLSEALRRNFRQFGIRVCYKPTRTLRQYLVAPKDKTEKKDITGPIYLIPCQGQTTKESYIGETERSLRTRFLEHRRPSSTSSEVSQHIHIESPGHCVDINKVQVLDREPRYFERGVKEAIYIRAFRPSLNRDGGRYKLPNVYDPIIDHYVTKVKSGHIADEGCS